A region of Cataglyphis hispanica isolate Lineage 1 chromosome 6, ULB_Chis1_1.0, whole genome shotgun sequence DNA encodes the following proteins:
- the LOC126850389 gene encoding dynactin subunit 1 isoform X1: protein MSFKIGQRVEVPVKECQGVIAYVGHPAFASGKWIGVILDEPKGKNNGTVKGQMYFKCAENHGMFARQTQLILLDEAGNRTEPISPSSAGSSATTPDDSAARARSRLNSISMRRRNEPTAVRRKTSPANVTRQQSDKLSGSRLSLTGSRTLLSAPSTESLTGSLHERRDGGESSIPAPTSASKRASFIEKSPSTSSPPGKKPKAQDDHNNTGFVETLKPQFVPGQVMAGSAAVANLVEEKLSHLQLVQENDNLKSQVRDLTEKVETLRVKRMQDKERMKDFEKTKLQVEQLLEFKAKVMESQASLQRELQRARQETREAHAAREQYQEEMADLAETVEMATLDKEMAEEKAETLQIELEQLKEKLEEQTLDLEILRTEMSERTAGGGSATGASNYEVKQLEQQNNRLRETLVKMRDLSAHEKHEFQKLQKEMDQKKSEILELGRTKEKLSARVEEMEHQIADLQEQVDAALGAEEMVEMLGEKKMALEEKVAELEEAVADLEALQDMSDQLAESSKELELELREELDLALGATRDAQRHRDAALETLADRELTITKFRELTHQLQEQCLQLQQRVQSTESTKTNVRGTDQQLAEILDFQKTFAETRAQTKAVDLELRRLDADEARNHVRYLLSFMPPAFLVRGGDHDAILTLLLIPRMTKKTEILISQVREKYRSIEKIDRASVVRGHSVAQYSFRSRLCSHMYALQTTLSCFESALNSCSPEMLLKAGAAYPEMAAQEKSLDSLIELAKRDQLDENLPMDAIEKCCTYFATMFFVLFGESMSVNQARLIVNGTRTLSNTCDAIVTDATAIKALIQGEGGDIGLLCQHVETTCEVIQQHLKSARRRVPRDQAGPAFSVGANLGLDKDCNEQFSTCYQHGVKIMKTLQYLLKSALQAIIENGDLDTGLTADRLKEMAATSSEKVYDTEDLGPVATIKASLTVIQQLAANLAQKMAECENELAISGHTQNQQHSKDSELIMPIVSRANAVRKESEETKILSRKLEARDSDIREARLALREKQEELSEMTLRKELAEKRFATQQHEHEMNVEKLKRKLEEAQNQLKRKEKEFEETMDHLQTDIDSLETEKGQLKEKLKSIGKKSISVSGADSMSGSTLITNALDNKYYVQEIYALKEALNNEHQQKKKILCDVLRQKLDSLEPLSSPTNLKSLDSTIQGLRKKTTDLVKDIEKTLVYPTVPDLRRKVPEMSYHYLLERRRNIMQLKARADELAAQVRREAIKRTPGGRAEANFAVHPNREMAAAMQQRRLLAAEIKIPYNGPEKSFSVNVGPQELRKIHTLLYY, encoded by the exons TGTGCAGAAAATCATGGCATGTTTGCGCGCCAAACTCAACTTATTTTGCTGGATGAGGCTGGTAATAGGACAGAGCCTATCAGCCCATCATCAGCAGGTAGCAGTGCCACAACACCAGATGACAGTGCTGCTAGAGCGAGGAGTCGCCTAAATAG CATTAGTATGCGTCGAAGGAATGAACCTACAGC TGTGCGGAGAAAAACATCTCCTGCGAATGTTACTCGTCAGCAATCTGACAAGCTTTCTGG ttcTCGATTATCCTTGACTGGAAGTAGAACATTATTAAGTGCTCCAAGCACAGAAAGTCTAACTGGATCACTGCATGAACGTAGAGATGGCGGCGAGTCATCAATTCCAGCACCAACTTCAGCTTCAAAGCGTGCCTCATTTATTGAG AAGTCCCCTAGCACGAGCTCGCCTCCCGGCAAAAAGCCAAAGGCCCAAGATGATcacaataat ACAGGTTTTGTAGAAACGTTGAAACCACAATTCGTACCCGGTCAGGTGATGGCAGGTTCGGCAGCGGTTGCGAATCTAgtggaagaaaaattatcacacTTGCAACTTGTACAAGAAAATGATAACTTGAAATCTCAG gtACGCGATCTTACTGAGAAAGTAGAAACGCTGCGTGTAAAACGAATGCAAGACAAGGAAAGAATGAAAGATTTCGAAAAAACAAAACTTCAAGTCGAACAGCTTCTTGAATTCAAAGCTAAAGTCATGGAAAGTCAA gCAAGTCTTCAGAGAGAACTTCAACGAGCTCGACAAGAAACTAGAGAAGCTCACGCGGCGAGGGAACAATATCAGGAAGAAATGGCGGACCTTGCAGAGACTGTGGAAATGGCTACATTAGATAAGGAAATGGCAGAAGAAAAGGCCGAAACCCTACAAATCGAATTAGAGCAGCTCAAGGAAAAGTTGGAGGAACAAACATTGGATCTGGAAATATTACGTACAGAAATGTCCGAACGG ACAGCCGGCGGCGGATCGGCCACGGGGGCCTCTAATTACGAAGTGAAACAATTGGAACAGCAGAACAATAGGCTACGTGAAACACTTGTGAAAATGCGCGACTTGTCAGCGCATGAGAAACACGAATTTCAGAAACTACAAAAGGAAATGGATCAGAAGAAATCTGAGATTTTGGAATTAGGACGTACGAAGGAGAAGTTGTCGGCTCGTGTCGAAGAGATGGAACATCAGATAGCAGATCTACAGGAACAA GTCGATGCGGCATTAGGAGCCGAAGAAATGGTTGAGATGCTAGGCGAAAAGAAAATGGCGTTGGAGGAGAAAGTGGCTGAACTAGAAGAAGCTGTTGCTGATTTGGAAGCTCTGCAA GATATGTCTGATCAACTAGCCGAATCATCCAAAGAGTTAGAGTTGGAGCTTCGTGAGGAGTTGGATCTTGCTCTTGGAGCAACGCGCGACGCTCAACGGCATCGAGACGCCGCGCTAGAGACTCTCGCGGATCGCGAATTAACCATCACGAAATTTCGCGAACTCACGCATCAATTGCAAGAACAATGCTTGCAGTTGCAGCAACGAGTTCAGTCGACAGAATCCACTAAGACTAATGTTCGAG GTACGGATCAACAACTCGCAGAGATACTAGACTTCCAGAAAACGTTCGCTGAAACTCGAGCGCAAACTAAGGCAGTCGATCTCGAGCTACGTCGATTGGATGCCGATGAGGCGCGGAATCACGTACGCTATTTGTTATCTTTTATGCCACCGGCATTCTTGGTTCGTGGTGGAGATCACGATGCGATATTAACACTCTTATTGATACCAAGAATGACGAAGAAAACAGAGATATTGATTTCGCAAGTTCGAGAGAAATATAGATCTATCGAGAAAATAGATag AGCTTCGGTAGTGAGAGGTCATTCGGTGGCGCAATACTCGTTCAGATCTCGTTTATGTTCACATATGTACGCCTTACAAACGACTCTGAGCTGTTTCGAATCGGCTTTGAACTCGTGTAGTCCGGAAATGTTACTCAAAGCGGGCGCGGCTTATCCGGAAATGGCTGCGCAAGAAAAGTCCTTGGATTCATTAATCGAGCTGGCTAAGAGAGATCAGTTGGATGAGAATTTACCGATGGACGCGATAGAAAAATGTTGCACCTACTTTGCCACGATGTTCTTTGTGCTTTTCGGCGAAAGCATGTCTGTCAATCAAGCACGTCTGATAGTCAATGGTACGAGAACATTAAGCAACACGTGCGACGCCATCGTCACTGACGCTACGGCAATCAAAGCGTTAATACAAGGAGAGGGTGGTGATATAG GTCTGCTTTGTCAACACGTCGAAACGACGTGCGAGGTAATCCAGCAACACTTGAAGTCGGCTAGAAGACGAGTACCACGGGATCAGGCTGGTCCAGCGTTTTCCGTAGGCGCCAATTTAGGATTAGATAAAGATTGTAACGAACAATTTTCGACATGTTATCAACATGGTGTGAAAATTATGAAGACCCTTCAGTATCTATTGAAAAGCGCTTTGCAAGCTATTATTGAAAATGGCG ATTTGGACACAGGACTCACCGCTGACAGATTGAAAGAGATGGCTGCGACATCCAGCGAAAAAGTGTATGATACGGAAGATCTGGGACCTGTGGCCACTATCAAGGCTAGTTTGACAGTAATACAGCAATTGGCGGCGAATCTCGCGCAAAAAATGGCCGAATGTGAAAACGAACTGGCCATAAGTGGACATACACAGAATCAGCAACACTCTAAAGACAGTGAGCTAATAATGCCAATTGTATCTAGAGCGAATGCAGTGAGAAAAGAGTcggaagaaacaaaaatactcAGCAG AAAACTCGAAGCAAGAGATAGCGACATACGCGAAGCGAGATTAGCTCTGCGAGAGAAGCAAGAAGAATTGTCCGAGATGACATTGCGGAAGGAATTGGCCGAAAAACGTTTCGCGACGCAACAACACGAACACGAGATGAACGTGGAGAAATTGAAGAGAAAATTAGAAGAAGCGCAAAATCAATTGAAACGCAAG gaaaaagaatttgaagaGACAATGGATCATCTTCAAACCGACATCGATAGTCTGGAAACGGAAAAAGGgcaattaaaagagaaattaaagtcAATTGgcaaaaaatcaatatcagtGTCTGGAGCTGATAGTATGTCAGGAAGCACTTTGATAACGAATGCTTTGGACAacaaatattatgtacaaGAGATATACGCTCTTAAGGAAGCCTTGAATAACGAACATCAgcagaaaaagaagatattgtGCGATGTTTTGCGTCAAAAATTAGATAGCTTAGAACCATTGTCGTCACCAACAAATCTGAAATCTCTGGATTCAACAATTCAAGGATTGAGAAAGAAAACTACTGATCTCGTTAAG GATATCGAGAAAACTCTAGTTTATCCGACAGTTCCCGATCTGCGGCGTAAGGTTCCCGAAATGTCTTATCATTACTTATTGGAACGGCGTAGAAACATTATGCAGTTGAAGGCCCGAGCTGATGAGTTAGCT gccCAAGTACGTCGCGAAGCAATCAAGCGTACGCCGGGTGGAAGAGCAGAAGCGAATTTCGCTGTGCATCCGAATCGCGAGATGGCGGCAGCAATGCAGCAACGCAGATTACTCGCCGCCGAAATAAAGATTCCTTACAATGGCCCAGAAAAATCCTTCTCTGTCAATGTAGGACCGCAAGAACTTAGGAAAATTCACACTCTACTGTATTATTGA
- the LOC126850389 gene encoding dynactin subunit 1 isoform X2 has product MSFKIGQRVEVPVKECQGVIAYVGHPAFASGKWIGVILDEPKGKNNGTVKGQMYFKCAENHGMFARQTQLILLDEAGNRTEPISPSSAGSSATTPDDSAARARSRLNSISMRRRNEPTAVRRKTSPANVTRQQSDKLSGSRLSLTGSRTLLSAPSTESLTGSLHERRDGGESSIPAPTSASKRASFIETGFVETLKPQFVPGQVMAGSAAVANLVEEKLSHLQLVQENDNLKSQVRDLTEKVETLRVKRMQDKERMKDFEKTKLQVEQLLEFKAKVMESQASLQRELQRARQETREAHAAREQYQEEMADLAETVEMATLDKEMAEEKAETLQIELEQLKEKLEEQTLDLEILRTEMSERTAGGGSATGASNYEVKQLEQQNNRLRETLVKMRDLSAHEKHEFQKLQKEMDQKKSEILELGRTKEKLSARVEEMEHQIADLQEQVDAALGAEEMVEMLGEKKMALEEKVAELEEAVADLEALQDMSDQLAESSKELELELREELDLALGATRDAQRHRDAALETLADRELTITKFRELTHQLQEQCLQLQQRVQSTESTKTNVRGTDQQLAEILDFQKTFAETRAQTKAVDLELRRLDADEARNHVRYLLSFMPPAFLVRGGDHDAILTLLLIPRMTKKTEILISQVREKYRSIEKIDRASVVRGHSVAQYSFRSRLCSHMYALQTTLSCFESALNSCSPEMLLKAGAAYPEMAAQEKSLDSLIELAKRDQLDENLPMDAIEKCCTYFATMFFVLFGESMSVNQARLIVNGTRTLSNTCDAIVTDATAIKALIQGEGGDIGLLCQHVETTCEVIQQHLKSARRRVPRDQAGPAFSVGANLGLDKDCNEQFSTCYQHGVKIMKTLQYLLKSALQAIIENGDLDTGLTADRLKEMAATSSEKVYDTEDLGPVATIKASLTVIQQLAANLAQKMAECENELAISGHTQNQQHSKDSELIMPIVSRANAVRKESEETKILSRKLEARDSDIREARLALREKQEELSEMTLRKELAEKRFATQQHEHEMNVEKLKRKLEEAQNQLKRKEKEFEETMDHLQTDIDSLETEKGQLKEKLKSIGKKSISVSGADSMSGSTLITNALDNKYYVQEIYALKEALNNEHQQKKKILCDVLRQKLDSLEPLSSPTNLKSLDSTIQGLRKKTTDLVKDIEKTLVYPTVPDLRRKVPEMSYHYLLERRRNIMQLKARADELAAQVRREAIKRTPGGRAEANFAVHPNREMAAAMQQRRLLAAEIKIPYNGPEKSFSVNVGPQELRKIHTLLYY; this is encoded by the exons TGTGCAGAAAATCATGGCATGTTTGCGCGCCAAACTCAACTTATTTTGCTGGATGAGGCTGGTAATAGGACAGAGCCTATCAGCCCATCATCAGCAGGTAGCAGTGCCACAACACCAGATGACAGTGCTGCTAGAGCGAGGAGTCGCCTAAATAG CATTAGTATGCGTCGAAGGAATGAACCTACAGC TGTGCGGAGAAAAACATCTCCTGCGAATGTTACTCGTCAGCAATCTGACAAGCTTTCTGG ttcTCGATTATCCTTGACTGGAAGTAGAACATTATTAAGTGCTCCAAGCACAGAAAGTCTAACTGGATCACTGCATGAACGTAGAGATGGCGGCGAGTCATCAATTCCAGCACCAACTTCAGCTTCAAAGCGTGCCTCATTTATTGAG ACAGGTTTTGTAGAAACGTTGAAACCACAATTCGTACCCGGTCAGGTGATGGCAGGTTCGGCAGCGGTTGCGAATCTAgtggaagaaaaattatcacacTTGCAACTTGTACAAGAAAATGATAACTTGAAATCTCAG gtACGCGATCTTACTGAGAAAGTAGAAACGCTGCGTGTAAAACGAATGCAAGACAAGGAAAGAATGAAAGATTTCGAAAAAACAAAACTTCAAGTCGAACAGCTTCTTGAATTCAAAGCTAAAGTCATGGAAAGTCAA gCAAGTCTTCAGAGAGAACTTCAACGAGCTCGACAAGAAACTAGAGAAGCTCACGCGGCGAGGGAACAATATCAGGAAGAAATGGCGGACCTTGCAGAGACTGTGGAAATGGCTACATTAGATAAGGAAATGGCAGAAGAAAAGGCCGAAACCCTACAAATCGAATTAGAGCAGCTCAAGGAAAAGTTGGAGGAACAAACATTGGATCTGGAAATATTACGTACAGAAATGTCCGAACGG ACAGCCGGCGGCGGATCGGCCACGGGGGCCTCTAATTACGAAGTGAAACAATTGGAACAGCAGAACAATAGGCTACGTGAAACACTTGTGAAAATGCGCGACTTGTCAGCGCATGAGAAACACGAATTTCAGAAACTACAAAAGGAAATGGATCAGAAGAAATCTGAGATTTTGGAATTAGGACGTACGAAGGAGAAGTTGTCGGCTCGTGTCGAAGAGATGGAACATCAGATAGCAGATCTACAGGAACAA GTCGATGCGGCATTAGGAGCCGAAGAAATGGTTGAGATGCTAGGCGAAAAGAAAATGGCGTTGGAGGAGAAAGTGGCTGAACTAGAAGAAGCTGTTGCTGATTTGGAAGCTCTGCAA GATATGTCTGATCAACTAGCCGAATCATCCAAAGAGTTAGAGTTGGAGCTTCGTGAGGAGTTGGATCTTGCTCTTGGAGCAACGCGCGACGCTCAACGGCATCGAGACGCCGCGCTAGAGACTCTCGCGGATCGCGAATTAACCATCACGAAATTTCGCGAACTCACGCATCAATTGCAAGAACAATGCTTGCAGTTGCAGCAACGAGTTCAGTCGACAGAATCCACTAAGACTAATGTTCGAG GTACGGATCAACAACTCGCAGAGATACTAGACTTCCAGAAAACGTTCGCTGAAACTCGAGCGCAAACTAAGGCAGTCGATCTCGAGCTACGTCGATTGGATGCCGATGAGGCGCGGAATCACGTACGCTATTTGTTATCTTTTATGCCACCGGCATTCTTGGTTCGTGGTGGAGATCACGATGCGATATTAACACTCTTATTGATACCAAGAATGACGAAGAAAACAGAGATATTGATTTCGCAAGTTCGAGAGAAATATAGATCTATCGAGAAAATAGATag AGCTTCGGTAGTGAGAGGTCATTCGGTGGCGCAATACTCGTTCAGATCTCGTTTATGTTCACATATGTACGCCTTACAAACGACTCTGAGCTGTTTCGAATCGGCTTTGAACTCGTGTAGTCCGGAAATGTTACTCAAAGCGGGCGCGGCTTATCCGGAAATGGCTGCGCAAGAAAAGTCCTTGGATTCATTAATCGAGCTGGCTAAGAGAGATCAGTTGGATGAGAATTTACCGATGGACGCGATAGAAAAATGTTGCACCTACTTTGCCACGATGTTCTTTGTGCTTTTCGGCGAAAGCATGTCTGTCAATCAAGCACGTCTGATAGTCAATGGTACGAGAACATTAAGCAACACGTGCGACGCCATCGTCACTGACGCTACGGCAATCAAAGCGTTAATACAAGGAGAGGGTGGTGATATAG GTCTGCTTTGTCAACACGTCGAAACGACGTGCGAGGTAATCCAGCAACACTTGAAGTCGGCTAGAAGACGAGTACCACGGGATCAGGCTGGTCCAGCGTTTTCCGTAGGCGCCAATTTAGGATTAGATAAAGATTGTAACGAACAATTTTCGACATGTTATCAACATGGTGTGAAAATTATGAAGACCCTTCAGTATCTATTGAAAAGCGCTTTGCAAGCTATTATTGAAAATGGCG ATTTGGACACAGGACTCACCGCTGACAGATTGAAAGAGATGGCTGCGACATCCAGCGAAAAAGTGTATGATACGGAAGATCTGGGACCTGTGGCCACTATCAAGGCTAGTTTGACAGTAATACAGCAATTGGCGGCGAATCTCGCGCAAAAAATGGCCGAATGTGAAAACGAACTGGCCATAAGTGGACATACACAGAATCAGCAACACTCTAAAGACAGTGAGCTAATAATGCCAATTGTATCTAGAGCGAATGCAGTGAGAAAAGAGTcggaagaaacaaaaatactcAGCAG AAAACTCGAAGCAAGAGATAGCGACATACGCGAAGCGAGATTAGCTCTGCGAGAGAAGCAAGAAGAATTGTCCGAGATGACATTGCGGAAGGAATTGGCCGAAAAACGTTTCGCGACGCAACAACACGAACACGAGATGAACGTGGAGAAATTGAAGAGAAAATTAGAAGAAGCGCAAAATCAATTGAAACGCAAG gaaaaagaatttgaagaGACAATGGATCATCTTCAAACCGACATCGATAGTCTGGAAACGGAAAAAGGgcaattaaaagagaaattaaagtcAATTGgcaaaaaatcaatatcagtGTCTGGAGCTGATAGTATGTCAGGAAGCACTTTGATAACGAATGCTTTGGACAacaaatattatgtacaaGAGATATACGCTCTTAAGGAAGCCTTGAATAACGAACATCAgcagaaaaagaagatattgtGCGATGTTTTGCGTCAAAAATTAGATAGCTTAGAACCATTGTCGTCACCAACAAATCTGAAATCTCTGGATTCAACAATTCAAGGATTGAGAAAGAAAACTACTGATCTCGTTAAG GATATCGAGAAAACTCTAGTTTATCCGACAGTTCCCGATCTGCGGCGTAAGGTTCCCGAAATGTCTTATCATTACTTATTGGAACGGCGTAGAAACATTATGCAGTTGAAGGCCCGAGCTGATGAGTTAGCT gccCAAGTACGTCGCGAAGCAATCAAGCGTACGCCGGGTGGAAGAGCAGAAGCGAATTTCGCTGTGCATCCGAATCGCGAGATGGCGGCAGCAATGCAGCAACGCAGATTACTCGCCGCCGAAATAAAGATTCCTTACAATGGCCCAGAAAAATCCTTCTCTGTCAATGTAGGACCGCAAGAACTTAGGAAAATTCACACTCTACTGTATTATTGA
- the LOC126850389 gene encoding dynactin subunit 1 isoform X3 has translation MSFKIGQRVEVPVKECQGVIAYVGHPAFASGKWIGVILDEPKGKNNGTVKGQMYFKCAENHGMFARQTQLILLDEAGNRTEPISPSSAGSSATTPDDSAARARSRLNSSRLSLTGSRTLLSAPSTESLTGSLHERRDGGESSIPAPTSASKRASFIEKSPSTSSPPGKKPKAQDDHNNTGFVETLKPQFVPGQVMAGSAAVANLVEEKLSHLQLVQENDNLKSQVRDLTEKVETLRVKRMQDKERMKDFEKTKLQVEQLLEFKAKVMESQASLQRELQRARQETREAHAAREQYQEEMADLAETVEMATLDKEMAEEKAETLQIELEQLKEKLEEQTLDLEILRTEMSERTAGGGSATGASNYEVKQLEQQNNRLRETLVKMRDLSAHEKHEFQKLQKEMDQKKSEILELGRTKEKLSARVEEMEHQIADLQEQVDAALGAEEMVEMLGEKKMALEEKVAELEEAVADLEALQDMSDQLAESSKELELELREELDLALGATRDAQRHRDAALETLADRELTITKFRELTHQLQEQCLQLQQRVQSTESTKTNVRGTDQQLAEILDFQKTFAETRAQTKAVDLELRRLDADEARNHVRYLLSFMPPAFLVRGGDHDAILTLLLIPRMTKKTEILISQVREKYRSIEKIDRASVVRGHSVAQYSFRSRLCSHMYALQTTLSCFESALNSCSPEMLLKAGAAYPEMAAQEKSLDSLIELAKRDQLDENLPMDAIEKCCTYFATMFFVLFGESMSVNQARLIVNGTRTLSNTCDAIVTDATAIKALIQGEGGDIGLLCQHVETTCEVIQQHLKSARRRVPRDQAGPAFSVGANLGLDKDCNEQFSTCYQHGVKIMKTLQYLLKSALQAIIENGDLDTGLTADRLKEMAATSSEKVYDTEDLGPVATIKASLTVIQQLAANLAQKMAECENELAISGHTQNQQHSKDSELIMPIVSRANAVRKESEETKILSRKLEARDSDIREARLALREKQEELSEMTLRKELAEKRFATQQHEHEMNVEKLKRKLEEAQNQLKRKEKEFEETMDHLQTDIDSLETEKGQLKEKLKSIGKKSISVSGADSMSGSTLITNALDNKYYVQEIYALKEALNNEHQQKKKILCDVLRQKLDSLEPLSSPTNLKSLDSTIQGLRKKTTDLVKDIEKTLVYPTVPDLRRKVPEMSYHYLLERRRNIMQLKARADELAAQVRREAIKRTPGGRAEANFAVHPNREMAAAMQQRRLLAAEIKIPYNGPEKSFSVNVGPQELRKIHTLLYY, from the exons TGTGCAGAAAATCATGGCATGTTTGCGCGCCAAACTCAACTTATTTTGCTGGATGAGGCTGGTAATAGGACAGAGCCTATCAGCCCATCATCAGCAGGTAGCAGTGCCACAACACCAGATGACAGTGCTGCTAGAGCGAGGAGTCGCCTAAATAG ttcTCGATTATCCTTGACTGGAAGTAGAACATTATTAAGTGCTCCAAGCACAGAAAGTCTAACTGGATCACTGCATGAACGTAGAGATGGCGGCGAGTCATCAATTCCAGCACCAACTTCAGCTTCAAAGCGTGCCTCATTTATTGAG AAGTCCCCTAGCACGAGCTCGCCTCCCGGCAAAAAGCCAAAGGCCCAAGATGATcacaataat ACAGGTTTTGTAGAAACGTTGAAACCACAATTCGTACCCGGTCAGGTGATGGCAGGTTCGGCAGCGGTTGCGAATCTAgtggaagaaaaattatcacacTTGCAACTTGTACAAGAAAATGATAACTTGAAATCTCAG gtACGCGATCTTACTGAGAAAGTAGAAACGCTGCGTGTAAAACGAATGCAAGACAAGGAAAGAATGAAAGATTTCGAAAAAACAAAACTTCAAGTCGAACAGCTTCTTGAATTCAAAGCTAAAGTCATGGAAAGTCAA gCAAGTCTTCAGAGAGAACTTCAACGAGCTCGACAAGAAACTAGAGAAGCTCACGCGGCGAGGGAACAATATCAGGAAGAAATGGCGGACCTTGCAGAGACTGTGGAAATGGCTACATTAGATAAGGAAATGGCAGAAGAAAAGGCCGAAACCCTACAAATCGAATTAGAGCAGCTCAAGGAAAAGTTGGAGGAACAAACATTGGATCTGGAAATATTACGTACAGAAATGTCCGAACGG ACAGCCGGCGGCGGATCGGCCACGGGGGCCTCTAATTACGAAGTGAAACAATTGGAACAGCAGAACAATAGGCTACGTGAAACACTTGTGAAAATGCGCGACTTGTCAGCGCATGAGAAACACGAATTTCAGAAACTACAAAAGGAAATGGATCAGAAGAAATCTGAGATTTTGGAATTAGGACGTACGAAGGAGAAGTTGTCGGCTCGTGTCGAAGAGATGGAACATCAGATAGCAGATCTACAGGAACAA GTCGATGCGGCATTAGGAGCCGAAGAAATGGTTGAGATGCTAGGCGAAAAGAAAATGGCGTTGGAGGAGAAAGTGGCTGAACTAGAAGAAGCTGTTGCTGATTTGGAAGCTCTGCAA GATATGTCTGATCAACTAGCCGAATCATCCAAAGAGTTAGAGTTGGAGCTTCGTGAGGAGTTGGATCTTGCTCTTGGAGCAACGCGCGACGCTCAACGGCATCGAGACGCCGCGCTAGAGACTCTCGCGGATCGCGAATTAACCATCACGAAATTTCGCGAACTCACGCATCAATTGCAAGAACAATGCTTGCAGTTGCAGCAACGAGTTCAGTCGACAGAATCCACTAAGACTAATGTTCGAG GTACGGATCAACAACTCGCAGAGATACTAGACTTCCAGAAAACGTTCGCTGAAACTCGAGCGCAAACTAAGGCAGTCGATCTCGAGCTACGTCGATTGGATGCCGATGAGGCGCGGAATCACGTACGCTATTTGTTATCTTTTATGCCACCGGCATTCTTGGTTCGTGGTGGAGATCACGATGCGATATTAACACTCTTATTGATACCAAGAATGACGAAGAAAACAGAGATATTGATTTCGCAAGTTCGAGAGAAATATAGATCTATCGAGAAAATAGATag AGCTTCGGTAGTGAGAGGTCATTCGGTGGCGCAATACTCGTTCAGATCTCGTTTATGTTCACATATGTACGCCTTACAAACGACTCTGAGCTGTTTCGAATCGGCTTTGAACTCGTGTAGTCCGGAAATGTTACTCAAAGCGGGCGCGGCTTATCCGGAAATGGCTGCGCAAGAAAAGTCCTTGGATTCATTAATCGAGCTGGCTAAGAGAGATCAGTTGGATGAGAATTTACCGATGGACGCGATAGAAAAATGTTGCACCTACTTTGCCACGATGTTCTTTGTGCTTTTCGGCGAAAGCATGTCTGTCAATCAAGCACGTCTGATAGTCAATGGTACGAGAACATTAAGCAACACGTGCGACGCCATCGTCACTGACGCTACGGCAATCAAAGCGTTAATACAAGGAGAGGGTGGTGATATAG GTCTGCTTTGTCAACACGTCGAAACGACGTGCGAGGTAATCCAGCAACACTTGAAGTCGGCTAGAAGACGAGTACCACGGGATCAGGCTGGTCCAGCGTTTTCCGTAGGCGCCAATTTAGGATTAGATAAAGATTGTAACGAACAATTTTCGACATGTTATCAACATGGTGTGAAAATTATGAAGACCCTTCAGTATCTATTGAAAAGCGCTTTGCAAGCTATTATTGAAAATGGCG ATTTGGACACAGGACTCACCGCTGACAGATTGAAAGAGATGGCTGCGACATCCAGCGAAAAAGTGTATGATACGGAAGATCTGGGACCTGTGGCCACTATCAAGGCTAGTTTGACAGTAATACAGCAATTGGCGGCGAATCTCGCGCAAAAAATGGCCGAATGTGAAAACGAACTGGCCATAAGTGGACATACACAGAATCAGCAACACTCTAAAGACAGTGAGCTAATAATGCCAATTGTATCTAGAGCGAATGCAGTGAGAAAAGAGTcggaagaaacaaaaatactcAGCAG AAAACTCGAAGCAAGAGATAGCGACATACGCGAAGCGAGATTAGCTCTGCGAGAGAAGCAAGAAGAATTGTCCGAGATGACATTGCGGAAGGAATTGGCCGAAAAACGTTTCGCGACGCAACAACACGAACACGAGATGAACGTGGAGAAATTGAAGAGAAAATTAGAAGAAGCGCAAAATCAATTGAAACGCAAG gaaaaagaatttgaagaGACAATGGATCATCTTCAAACCGACATCGATAGTCTGGAAACGGAAAAAGGgcaattaaaagagaaattaaagtcAATTGgcaaaaaatcaatatcagtGTCTGGAGCTGATAGTATGTCAGGAAGCACTTTGATAACGAATGCTTTGGACAacaaatattatgtacaaGAGATATACGCTCTTAAGGAAGCCTTGAATAACGAACATCAgcagaaaaagaagatattgtGCGATGTTTTGCGTCAAAAATTAGATAGCTTAGAACCATTGTCGTCACCAACAAATCTGAAATCTCTGGATTCAACAATTCAAGGATTGAGAAAGAAAACTACTGATCTCGTTAAG GATATCGAGAAAACTCTAGTTTATCCGACAGTTCCCGATCTGCGGCGTAAGGTTCCCGAAATGTCTTATCATTACTTATTGGAACGGCGTAGAAACATTATGCAGTTGAAGGCCCGAGCTGATGAGTTAGCT gccCAAGTACGTCGCGAAGCAATCAAGCGTACGCCGGGTGGAAGAGCAGAAGCGAATTTCGCTGTGCATCCGAATCGCGAGATGGCGGCAGCAATGCAGCAACGCAGATTACTCGCCGCCGAAATAAAGATTCCTTACAATGGCCCAGAAAAATCCTTCTCTGTCAATGTAGGACCGCAAGAACTTAGGAAAATTCACACTCTACTGTATTATTGA